The following proteins come from a genomic window of Halobaculum sp. MBLA0147:
- a CDS encoding oxaloacetate decarboxylase has product MNPTELDQDVFERDVDNPQGAEFRRLLETEDFVFAPGLYHALDARLAEMADLDAVYMSGYSTVLGQFGFPDLEMVTMTEMVENAKRIAEATNLPVVADCDTGYGGVHNVRRAVREYEKAGVAAIHIEDQTTPKRCGHVAGKQIVDREEAVARFEAAVDAKQSEDTVIIARTDAYGSANGDWEEHLERGRLYADAGVDLVWPEMPDPSREDAVEYAQTLHETHPEVDLAFNYSSSFEWSAEEDPLTFAELGDLGYKYIFVTLFALHSGAHAVYEDMVRAAEGDEEAQFALEDRYVGHETESHHELSFVDRFQDIERRFDPAAAERIENSAGFAEDQTDPISTDDREEEELTSDD; this is encoded by the coding sequence ATGAACCCGACCGAACTCGACCAGGACGTCTTCGAGCGCGACGTGGACAACCCACAGGGGGCGGAGTTCCGTCGGCTCTTAGAGACGGAAGACTTCGTGTTCGCGCCGGGGCTGTACCACGCGCTCGACGCCCGACTCGCGGAGATGGCCGACCTCGACGCGGTGTACATGTCCGGCTACTCGACGGTGTTGGGGCAGTTCGGGTTCCCGGACCTGGAGATGGTGACGATGACCGAGATGGTCGAGAACGCCAAGCGGATCGCGGAGGCGACGAACCTCCCCGTCGTCGCCGACTGTGACACGGGGTACGGCGGCGTCCACAACGTCCGCCGGGCGGTCCGCGAGTACGAGAAGGCCGGCGTCGCCGCGATCCACATCGAAGACCAGACCACGCCGAAGCGGTGCGGCCACGTCGCCGGCAAGCAGATCGTCGACCGCGAGGAGGCGGTCGCCCGCTTCGAGGCCGCCGTCGACGCCAAGCAGTCCGAAGACACCGTCATCATCGCGCGGACGGACGCCTACGGCTCCGCGAACGGGGACTGGGAGGAACACCTCGAACGCGGCCGGCTGTACGCCGACGCCGGCGTCGATCTCGTCTGGCCCGAGATGCCAGATCCGTCCCGTGAAGACGCCGTCGAGTACGCCCAGACGCTCCACGAGACGCACCCGGAGGTCGATCTCGCCTTCAACTACTCCTCCTCGTTCGAGTGGAGCGCCGAAGAGGACCCGCTGACGTTCGCGGAACTCGGGGACTTGGGGTACAAGTACATCTTCGTCACGCTGTTCGCGCTCCACTCCGGCGCTCACGCCGTCTACGAGGACATGGTGCGGGCCGCCGAGGGCGACGAGGAGGCGCAGTTCGCGCTGGAGGATCGCTACGTCGGCCACGAGACGGAGAGCCACCACGAACTCTCCTTCGTCGACCGGTTCCAGGACATCGAACGGCGGTTCGACCCCGCCGCGGCAGAGCGGATCGAGAACTCCGCCGGCTTCGCGGAGGATCAGACCGATCCCATCTCGACGGACGACCGCGAGGAAGAGGAACTGACGAGCGACGACTGA
- the tatA gene encoding twin-arginine translocase TatA/TatE family subunit: MVGVPLFGMLPGGPELIVILLVVVLLFGANKVPKLARASGQAMGEFRRGREDIERELRESAAVGAASSAVGAEAASGVDTEEEVDLDEVVDSEETIDSDADDPVADESVSETDGTETDRESAER, encoded by the coding sequence ATGGTAGGTGTACCGCTGTTCGGGATGTTACCAGGTGGACCGGAACTGATCGTGATCTTGCTCGTCGTCGTACTCCTGTTCGGCGCGAACAAGGTGCCGAAGCTCGCCCGTGCCAGCGGGCAGGCGATGGGGGAGTTCCGCCGTGGCCGCGAGGACATCGAGCGCGAACTCCGCGAGTCGGCCGCCGTGGGGGCCGCGTCGAGTGCCGTCGGAGCCGAGGCAGCGTCGGGTGTCGACACGGAGGAGGAGGTGGATCTGGACGAGGTCGTCGACTCTGAGGAGACGATCGACTCGGACGCGGACGACCCCGTGGCGGACGAGTCGGTGAGTGAGACCGACGGCACGGAGACGGATCGCGAGTCGGCAGAGCGGTGA
- a CDS encoding acyl-CoA synthetase, with the protein MSLQHNLTDYTETYETFEWTDVHDEADWDAPESLNVAHETVDRHADDRGTVALYQVGTDGELSKTTFWELSQRSNQFANVLETLGVERGDPVVSYMPRIPEHYVALVGTLKRGAVWGSVNERFGPDGIAYRLADCDARAVVTTTDNRETVAAALEDAPTVEHVITVDRGGGAPPSDVAFGPALDGADTDYETADTGGEDDAMLYYTSGTTGPAKGVSHRHRWIAGVAATQRYAVDLQPGDLYWSTGDLGWLTGAINTLGAWFWGTPLFTYEGEFDPETWAALLDEYPISVLFSVPTAYRMLRENESVLEGVDLDLRHALSIGEPLSAGVVDWGEETLDVTILDTYGQTETGNMVINNYPTEELRPGSMGKPLPGVGAAVVDPDTGEVLPPGETGEIAQRGDYPCFFAGYHEKPEKTAACFVDGPDGEWYLSGDLAHVDEDGYFWFEGRADDVILSSGYRIGPFEVESSLGEHEAVAEAAVVPKPHRERGNVVKAFVVPSGDAEPSEGLADEIREHVKTELSAHEYPREIEFREELPKTVTGKIRRTELQDEAAAEADVDTP; encoded by the coding sequence GTGTCCCTCCAACACAACCTGACGGACTACACGGAGACGTACGAGACGTTCGAGTGGACGGACGTGCACGACGAGGCGGACTGGGACGCCCCGGAGTCGCTGAACGTCGCCCACGAGACGGTCGACCGCCACGCCGACGACCGCGGGACCGTCGCGCTCTACCAGGTCGGCACGGACGGCGAACTCTCGAAGACGACGTTCTGGGAACTCTCCCAGCGCTCGAACCAGTTCGCGAACGTCCTCGAGACGCTGGGGGTCGAGCGCGGCGACCCCGTGGTCTCGTACATGCCACGGATTCCGGAGCACTACGTCGCGCTGGTCGGCACACTGAAACGCGGTGCCGTCTGGGGGAGTGTCAACGAGCGGTTCGGTCCAGACGGGATCGCCTACCGGTTGGCCGACTGTGACGCCCGAGCGGTGGTCACGACGACTGACAACCGGGAGACCGTGGCGGCCGCACTCGAGGACGCACCGACCGTCGAGCACGTGATCACGGTCGACCGCGGCGGCGGCGCACCGCCGAGCGACGTGGCGTTCGGTCCGGCACTGGACGGGGCCGACACGGACTACGAGACGGCCGACACGGGCGGCGAGGACGACGCGATGCTGTACTACACCTCCGGGACCACCGGACCGGCGAAGGGGGTGTCACACCGCCACCGCTGGATCGCGGGCGTCGCAGCCACACAGCGGTACGCCGTCGACCTCCAGCCGGGTGACCTCTACTGGAGCACCGGGGACCTGGGGTGGCTGACGGGCGCGATCAACACCCTGGGTGCCTGGTTCTGGGGGACGCCGCTGTTCACGTACGAGGGGGAGTTCGACCCCGAGACCTGGGCCGCGTTGCTCGACGAGTACCCGATCTCGGTGTTGTTCTCCGTCCCGACCGCCTACCGGATGCTCCGAGAGAACGAGTCGGTCCTCGAGGGTGTCGACCTCGACTTGCGCCACGCGCTGTCCATCGGCGAGCCGCTGAGTGCTGGGGTCGTCGACTGGGGGGAGGAGACGCTCGACGTGACGATCCTCGACACGTACGGGCAGACGGAGACCGGGAACATGGTGATCAACAACTACCCGACGGAGGAGCTCCGGCCGGGGTCGATGGGGAAGCCACTCCCCGGTGTCGGGGCGGCCGTCGTCGATCCGGACACCGGCGAGGTGCTCCCGCCGGGCGAGACCGGGGAGATCGCCCAGCGCGGCGACTACCCGTGCTTCTTCGCCGGCTACCACGAGAAGCCCGAGAAAACCGCGGCCTGTTTCGTCGACGGCCCGGACGGGGAGTGGTACCTCTCGGGTGACCTCGCACACGTCGACGAGGACGGCTACTTCTGGTTCGAGGGGCGAGCCGACGACGTGATCCTCTCGTCGGGGTACCGGATCGGCCCCTTCGAGGTGGAGAGTTCACTCGGCGAACACGAGGCGGTCGCGGAGGCCGCCGTCGTGCCCAAGCCTCACCGCGAGCGCGGCAACGTCGTGAAGGCGTTCGTCGTCCCGAGTGGCGACGCAGAGCCGTCCGAGGGGCTGGCGGACGAGATCAGAGAGCACGTGAAGACCGAGCTCTCGGCCCACGAGTACCCCCGAGAGATCGAGTTCCGCGAGGAGCTGCCGAAGACGGTGACGGGGAAGATCCGGCGCACCGAGTTGCAGGACGAGGCCGCCGCCGAGGCGGACGTGGACACGCCCTGA
- a CDS encoding ABA4-like family protein, translating to MASTTQFAEESVGRAVAVGVRDFVGELSRRNRLLFAVTALNVVLAVVFTVGMVVDPRTLLGRNVWTKPWKFAVSIAIFTGTIGWILPSLSLSDGLERRVSRIVGSAMVIEITLIAGQAARGVESHFNRSTVFDTAIGLVMGLTITVSTLVVAYVLYRFVRDPPSLAPAYRWGLGLGLGVFVAASLEGGVMLAQMGHAVGAPEGGPGLPLLNWSLTGGDLRIAHFVGLHALQVLPLTGYLATRWDRLSTRGALSTVGVVGTLYGALTVGLFVLAIRAVPLVSSVPEVTTATVFGGSFLLVAPVWALVILAPTWHVTERVARSRLVVLPAALLYVVLIASQFETAAATVLSPSVAGVTALFATNLGATAAWVHFLAFDLFVGRWVYLDARRRELSPVVVSPVLCLTLLFGPAGFVAYLTVRAGAAAWR from the coding sequence ATGGCATCGACGACGCAGTTCGCGGAGGAGTCGGTCGGACGGGCGGTCGCCGTCGGCGTTCGCGACTTCGTGGGAGAGTTGTCTCGTCGGAACCGTCTGCTGTTCGCGGTCACCGCCCTCAACGTCGTCCTCGCAGTGGTGTTCACCGTCGGGATGGTGGTCGACCCGCGGACACTGCTCGGCCGGAACGTCTGGACGAAGCCGTGGAAGTTCGCGGTCTCGATCGCGATCTTCACCGGTACGATCGGGTGGATACTGCCGTCACTCTCGCTGTCGGACGGACTCGAACGTCGCGTGAGTCGGATCGTCGGGAGTGCGATGGTGATCGAGATCACACTCATCGCCGGGCAGGCAGCTCGCGGCGTCGAGTCTCACTTCAACAGATCGACGGTCTTCGACACGGCGATCGGTCTCGTGATGGGGCTGACGATCACAGTGAGCACACTCGTCGTCGCGTACGTCCTCTACCGGTTCGTCAGAGATCCGCCGTCGCTCGCCCCCGCCTACCGGTGGGGACTCGGACTCGGACTCGGTGTCTTCGTCGCTGCGAGTCTCGAGGGTGGTGTGATGCTCGCCCAGATGGGGCACGCGGTGGGCGCACCGGAGGGTGGTCCCGGACTCCCGCTCCTGAACTGGAGTCTGACCGGCGGCGACCTCCGGATCGCACACTTCGTCGGACTCCACGCGCTCCAAGTGCTCCCGCTCACGGGGTACCTCGCGACGCGCTGGGACCGACTCTCGACGCGGGGCGCACTGTCTACTGTCGGAGTCGTCGGAACACTGTACGGCGCTCTCACGGTCGGGCTGTTCGTGCTCGCGATTCGAGCCGTCCCGCTGGTGTCGTCGGTCCCCGAGGTCACGACGGCGACCGTGTTCGGCGGGAGTTTCCTCCTCGTCGCTCCGGTGTGGGCGTTGGTGATCCTCGCACCGACGTGGCACGTCACCGAGCGGGTCGCACGGTCGCGGCTCGTCGTGCTCCCGGCGGCGCTGCTGTACGTCGTCCTGATCGCGTCCCAGTTCGAGACCGCGGCCGCGACAGTTCTCTCGCCGTCGGTCGCGGGTGTGACGGCGCTGTTCGCGACGAACCTCGGGGCGACGGCCGCGTGGGTCCACTTCCTCGCGTTCGACCTGTTCGTCGGCCGGTGGGTGTACCTCGACGCCCGTCGCCGAGAGCTGTCGCCGGTCGTCGTCTCCCCGGTGTTGTGTCTCACGCTACTGTTCGGCCCGGCCGGGTTCGTGGCGTATCTCACCGTCCGCGCAGGCGCAGCGGCGTGGCGGTGA
- a CDS encoding helix-turn-helix domain-containing protein: MIAARFDVELPADTMICDVSTAFPEATYRLLSGVNAGETAVQLGEVVAGDPRAAGGAIADHELVTSYEWLEVDEERGLAKYETRDTALYEFMARSDVPVQFPVVVRDGWYRVDFVGTRAEFEGFRDTLSAHDRPYELLSLVHETDSEALLSERQRTVLATALRLGYLEVPRECTLSELAAALDVTESTASRTLRRALQRVTAQFLTTPDE; the protein is encoded by the coding sequence GTGATCGCGGCACGGTTCGACGTCGAACTCCCGGCAGACACGATGATCTGCGACGTGTCGACGGCGTTCCCGGAGGCGACCTACCGGCTCCTCTCGGGTGTCAACGCGGGGGAGACCGCGGTCCAACTCGGAGAAGTCGTCGCGGGGGACCCGCGGGCGGCCGGCGGTGCCATCGCCGACCACGAGTTGGTCACCTCCTACGAGTGGCTGGAGGTGGACGAGGAGCGGGGGCTCGCGAAGTACGAGACCAGGGACACTGCGCTGTACGAGTTCATGGCGCGGTCGGATGTCCCAGTCCAGTTCCCGGTCGTCGTCCGCGACGGGTGGTATCGGGTGGACTTCGTCGGCACCCGCGCCGAGTTCGAGGGGTTCCGCGACACGCTGAGCGCACACGACCGCCCGTACGAACTGCTCTCACTCGTTCACGAGACCGACTCGGAGGCGTTGCTGTCGGAGCGTCAGCGGACCGTCCTCGCGACCGCGCTCCGACTGGGGTACCTCGAAGTGCCACGCGAGTGTACGCTCTCGGAGTTGGCGGCGGCACTCGACGTGACGGAGTCGACCGCCAGCCGGACGCTCCGTCGTGCGCTGCAGCGAGTCACCGCGCAGTTCCTCACCACACCCGACGAGTGA
- a CDS encoding SDR family oxidoreductase: MTGFPGFLGSALLPRLLARGDGPITCLVQPAYRETAARRAEAVVGEAREIARESSADDTDGDTDEGSRGGDTVTGAARRPTETTPGPTAFDPAAEPGRHLRLVEGDITEPDLDLDPTAADRLGAVNSVYHLAAVYDLGVSREVGEAVNVDGTRHVLGFAREAGVDRFHYVSTCYVSGRYEGVFAESHLREGQSFNNHYEATKYRAEVLVREAIASGFPATVYRPSIVVGDSRTGETEKYDGPYYLLRLLAAQPAWLSVSPSLPGAARTEMNVVPRDFVVDAIAALSAQPDTVAGTYHLCDPAPLTVPAFLRTLGDALGHRTLAVPAPKRLVRRGMRALADRGVVTEPATVDYFDHPTRHANPATQRALADTGVSCPRFPEYADALVAYFREHPDVRVDAMQ, encoded by the coding sequence CTGACCGGGTTCCCCGGGTTCCTCGGTTCGGCGTTGCTCCCGCGGCTGTTGGCCCGTGGGGACGGTCCGATCACCTGTCTGGTCCAGCCCGCCTACCGCGAGACGGCCGCGCGGCGGGCCGAGGCGGTGGTCGGCGAGGCCCGCGAGATCGCCCGCGAGAGTAGTGCGGACGACACCGACGGGGACACCGACGAGGGCAGTCGCGGCGGCGACACCGTCACCGGCGCCGCACGGCGACCGACGGAGACGACACCCGGTCCGACGGCGTTCGACCCGGCGGCCGAACCCGGACGCCACCTCCGGCTCGTCGAGGGCGACATCACGGAGCCGGATCTGGACCTGGACCCGACGGCCGCCGACCGACTCGGAGCGGTGAACTCGGTGTACCACCTCGCCGCCGTCTACGATCTGGGCGTCTCTCGCGAGGTGGGTGAGGCGGTGAACGTCGACGGCACGCGACACGTCCTCGGGTTCGCTCGGGAGGCGGGCGTCGACCGGTTCCACTACGTCAGCACCTGCTACGTCAGTGGCCGGTACGAGGGTGTCTTCGCGGAGTCGCACCTGCGCGAGGGCCAGTCGTTCAACAACCACTACGAGGCGACGAAGTACCGCGCCGAGGTGCTCGTTCGCGAGGCGATCGCGTCCGGCTTCCCGGCGACGGTCTACCGCCCGTCCATCGTCGTCGGCGACAGCCGGACCGGCGAGACGGAGAAGTACGACGGGCCCTACTACCTGCTGCGACTGCTCGCCGCCCAGCCCGCGTGGCTCTCCGTCTCGCCGTCGCTCCCGGGCGCCGCGCGGACGGAGATGAACGTCGTCCCGCGCGACTTCGTCGTCGACGCGATCGCGGCGCTGTCGGCCCAGCCCGACACCGTGGCCGGCACGTACCACCTGTGTGACCCGGCGCCCCTGACCGTCCCCGCGTTCCTCCGGACGCTGGGCGATGCACTCGGCCACCGGACGCTCGCCGTCCCCGCCCCGAAGCGACTGGTGCGTCGGGGGATGCGGGCCCTCGCAGATCGTGGCGTCGTCACGGAACCGGCGACGGTGGACTACTTCGACCACCCGACGCGGCACGCCAACCCGGCGACACAGCGCGCGCTGGCCGACACCGGCGTCTCGTGTCCGCGGTTCCCCGAGTACGCCGACGCGCTCGTCGCGTACTTCCGCGAGCACCCGGACGTGCGTGTCGACGCGATGCAGTAG
- a CDS encoding DJ-1/PfpI family protein: MPTALFVVSERGYWGEECVEPLTTLDAAGFEIDVATPTGEPPEVDERSVDPETVGEETAALVREVDETDERLADPEPLAAVDAADYDAVVFPGGHGTEWDVNQDRDAWAALRTAVAGDDGVALVVCHAVGILGFARDADGEFLVAGRSVTGFPNEWEADIVDDHDRMPDGRKLPYWVEDVVRAAGGEWDAELDADTSVTVDGDLVTARGPESSTAAARVLVEELGHEIPERAQSAD, from the coding sequence GTGCCGACTGCACTGTTCGTCGTCAGCGAGCGCGGGTACTGGGGAGAAGAGTGTGTCGAGCCGCTGACTACGCTGGACGCGGCCGGCTTCGAGATCGACGTTGCGACCCCGACCGGCGAGCCGCCAGAGGTCGACGAGCGGTCCGTCGACCCGGAGACGGTGGGCGAGGAGACCGCCGCACTCGTCCGCGAGGTCGACGAGACGGACGAGCGGCTGGCCGATCCGGAGCCGCTCGCGGCGGTCGACGCCGCCGACTACGACGCCGTCGTGTTCCCCGGTGGACACGGAACCGAGTGGGACGTGAACCAGGACCGCGACGCGTGGGCGGCACTGCGGACCGCAGTGGCCGGCGACGACGGCGTCGCACTCGTCGTCTGTCACGCCGTCGGGATCCTCGGGTTCGCGCGCGACGCAGACGGCGAGTTCCTCGTCGCGGGTCGCTCCGTCACCGGCTTCCCCAACGAGTGGGAGGCGGACATCGTCGACGACCACGACCGGATGCCAGACGGCCGCAAGCTCCCGTACTGGGTCGAGGACGTGGTCCGAGCGGCCGGCGGCGAGTGGGACGCGGAACTCGACGCCGACACGAGCGTCACAGTCGACGGGGACCTGGTGACGGCGCGCGGCCCCGAGTCGAGTACTGCCGCCGCTCGCGTGTTGGTCGAAGAACTCGGCCACGAGATCCCCGAGCGGGCGCAGTCCGCAGACTGA
- a CDS encoding prolyl oligopeptidase family serine peptidase: MSDEEPDDILHALAELPTLAAPAVSPDGERIAYYYDVTGRNEIHLYDVETGESEQLSDGQVPRSVKAGFQWHPDGDRLFYHRDENGDEQHDLHVMTLDGESEPVVEVDGQLRLHAVGDDGETILFGSSHEGQMNLYRHDLASDETTKLTDYDRAINGAELSPDCDRIAFATNERDDYDNVDVYLADVDGSNVRNLEVGEVGAEAIPVDFSPDGDRLLFVDNSTDLGRPGVYDLETDDVTWFDDEAYEEGASHFLGDGDRFLASRTRDSVTVPVVYDTETGEGRELDLPAGTTRGVDTELADDRILLYHTASSTRAELVAYDLTADQTETLVRADYGPFDPEDFVEPETIRFTSDGVPETPAEAVEHEPYEEFEIQGLLFDSGERPSPLLVNPHGGPRFHDMRRFNYRVQFLLSRGFSVLQVNYRGSTGRGREFVRELYEDWGGAEQGDVATGVEYVLEEYDWLDEDRVVVYGGSYGGFSTNWQVVQYPELYDAAVTSVGLSDLEDMYENTMPHFRTELMVKNLGHPEDNPELYEERSPARYAENLSCPLLIVHGVNDPRVPVSQARILRDALEDAGFEQGDDFEYEELGEEGHGSSDIDQKIRSLELLDDFLDRRVGTTRAAVAASDD; encoded by the coding sequence ATGTCAGACGAAGAGCCGGACGACATCCTCCACGCACTCGCGGAACTCCCGACGCTGGCGGCACCGGCGGTGTCGCCAGACGGCGAACGGATCGCGTACTACTACGACGTGACGGGTCGCAACGAGATCCACCTGTACGACGTCGAGACGGGCGAGTCCGAGCAGTTGAGTGACGGACAGGTCCCCCGATCGGTGAAGGCCGGCTTCCAGTGGCACCCGGACGGAGACCGACTGTTCTACCACCGTGACGAGAACGGTGACGAGCAACACGACCTCCACGTGATGACACTCGACGGAGAGAGCGAGCCGGTCGTCGAGGTCGACGGCCAACTCCGTCTCCACGCAGTGGGTGACGACGGGGAGACGATCCTGTTCGGGTCCAGTCACGAGGGCCAGATGAACCTCTACCGTCACGACCTCGCGAGCGACGAGACGACGAAACTCACGGACTACGACCGTGCGATCAACGGGGCGGAACTGTCGCCCGACTGTGACCGGATCGCGTTCGCCACGAACGAGCGCGACGACTACGACAACGTGGACGTGTACCTCGCGGACGTCGACGGCTCGAACGTCCGCAACCTCGAGGTCGGCGAGGTCGGGGCCGAGGCGATCCCTGTCGACTTCTCGCCCGACGGCGACCGTCTGCTGTTCGTCGACAACTCCACAGACCTCGGACGTCCGGGCGTGTACGACCTCGAGACCGACGACGTGACGTGGTTCGACGACGAGGCGTACGAGGAGGGTGCGAGTCACTTCCTCGGCGACGGCGACCGATTCCTCGCGTCGCGCACACGGGACTCGGTGACAGTTCCGGTCGTCTACGACACCGAGACGGGAGAGGGTCGAGAGCTCGATCTGCCGGCCGGGACCACGCGTGGTGTGGACACGGAGTTGGCCGACGACCGTATCCTGCTGTACCACACCGCGTCGAGCACCCGCGCGGAACTGGTGGCGTACGACCTGACGGCCGACCAGACGGAGACACTGGTGCGGGCCGACTACGGACCGTTCGACCCAGAGGACTTCGTGGAGCCGGAGACGATCCGGTTCACGTCCGACGGTGTGCCGGAGACGCCCGCCGAGGCCGTCGAGCACGAGCCGTACGAAGAGTTCGAGATTCAGGGACTGTTGTTCGACTCCGGCGAGCGACCGTCGCCGCTGCTCGTCAACCCGCACGGTGGCCCGCGGTTCCACGACATGCGTCGGTTCAACTACCGGGTGCAGTTCCTCCTCTCGCGCGGGTTCTCCGTGCTGCAGGTGAACTACCGCGGCTCGACGGGTCGGGGCCGCGAGTTCGTCCGCGAACTGTACGAGGACTGGGGTGGTGCAGAGCAGGGCGACGTGGCGACCGGTGTGGAGTACGTCTTGGAGGAGTACGACTGGCTCGACGAGGACCGCGTCGTCGTCTACGGCGGCTCCTACGGCGGGTTCTCGACCAACTGGCAGGTCGTCCAGTACCCCGAGTTGTACGACGCGGCCGTCACCTCCGTCGGGCTCTCGGACCTGGAGGACATGTACGAGAACACGATGCCACACTTCCGGACGGAGCTGATGGTGAAGAACCTCGGCCACCCCGAGGACAACCCGGAGCTGTACGAGGAGCGCAGCCCGGCACGGTACGCCGAGAACCTCTCGTGTCCGCTCCTGATCGTCCACGGCGTCAACGACCCGCGCGTGCCGGTCTCGCAGGCTCGCATCCTCCGTGACGCGCTCGAAGACGCCGGCTTCGAGCAGGGTGACGACTTCGAGTACGAGGAGTTGGGCGAGGAGGGGCACGGCTCCAGCGACATCGACCAGAAGATCCGCTCGCTGGAGTTGCTCGACGACTTCCTCGACCGACGCGTCGGGACGACGCGGGCGGCCGTCGCGGCGTCCGACGACTGA
- a CDS encoding carbon-nitrogen hydrolase family protein produces the protein MPTVAACQIEVADLDVETNRETITERLVGLPESVDVAVFPEYALTGFVADERVAAGAVARDGPALDAIHEAAADADVAVTVGFVEAAPDEEELYNATAYLDPGGPDDRTVYRKRHLWGGEDRVLTPGSERVTVRTPVGRAGIVTCYDLNFVDESAALAEPDVAALLVGGAWPAAYTENWRLLLRARALDGVRWVVGAGRTGTKRVADADPTTYGGRSLVARPDGGVHRELDRQPRDLVTEVDEAVLRDQREVVGVFGDEGPTALDDATE, from the coding sequence GTGCCGACAGTCGCCGCCTGTCAGATCGAGGTCGCCGACCTGGACGTGGAGACGAACCGCGAGACGATCACGGAGCGACTCGTCGGGCTCCCGGAGTCCGTCGACGTGGCCGTCTTCCCGGAGTACGCGCTGACGGGGTTCGTCGCCGACGAGCGCGTCGCAGCGGGGGCGGTCGCCCGCGACGGACCGGCGTTGGACGCGATCCACGAGGCGGCCGCGGACGCCGACGTGGCCGTCACCGTCGGGTTCGTCGAGGCCGCACCGGACGAGGAGGAGCTGTACAACGCGACGGCGTACCTCGACCCGGGCGGACCGGACGACCGCACGGTGTACCGCAAACGGCACCTCTGGGGCGGAGAGGACCGCGTCCTGACTCCCGGTTCGGAGCGTGTCACGGTTCGGACACCCGTCGGACGGGCGGGGATCGTCACCTGCTACGACCTGAACTTCGTCGACGAGAGCGCCGCGCTGGCGGAGCCGGACGTGGCGGCGCTGTTGGTCGGCGGCGCGTGGCCCGCCGCCTACACGGAGAACTGGCGACTGCTCTTGCGTGCTCGGGCGCTGGACGGCGTCCGCTGGGTGGTCGGTGCGGGGCGGACCGGGACGAAACGCGTCGCCGACGCGGACCCGACGACGTACGGCGGCCGGTCGCTCGTGGCGCGACCCGACGGCGGCGTCCACCGGGAACTGGACCGGCAGCCGCGAGATCTCGTGACGGAGGTGGACGAGGCCGTGCTCCGCGACCAACGCGAGGTGGTCGGCGTGTTCGGCGACGAGGGCCCGACGGCGCTCGACGACGCGACGGAGTGA
- the nth gene encoding endonuclease III, producing MSTESDEWTAAAVRELHDELVALYEPVEREAGESQDTGADPEGEHGTTADARGVRQLVTTILSQNVADENTRRAAENLFSTYEDYRAIEEAPLEELAETVRVAGLPETKAERIQRALAAVREETGGAYSLAFLDAMATEDAKAWLTEIKGIGPKTASVVLNFHFGKPTMAVDTHVERVSKRFGLVPESANNQRAHDVLDEVIPDELKYPLHVLLIRHGRSFCTARSPDCDNPVCERYCECEGCV from the coding sequence GTGTCTACCGAGTCCGACGAGTGGACGGCCGCGGCCGTCCGCGAACTCCACGACGAACTGGTCGCGCTGTACGAACCCGTCGAGCGCGAGGCCGGCGAGAGTCAGGACACCGGGGCGGACCCGGAAGGAGAACACGGGACGACCGCCGACGCGCGCGGCGTCCGGCAACTCGTGACGACGATCCTCTCGCAGAACGTCGCCGACGAGAACACCCGTCGCGCGGCCGAGAACCTCTTCTCGACGTACGAGGACTACCGCGCCATCGAGGAGGCGCCACTGGAGGAACTCGCCGAGACGGTCCGGGTCGCCGGCCTCCCGGAGACGAAGGCCGAACGCATCCAGCGCGCACTCGCCGCCGTCCGCGAGGAGACTGGCGGGGCCTACTCGCTGGCGTTCCTCGACGCGATGGCGACCGAGGACGCGAAGGCGTGGCTCACCGAGATCAAGGGGATCGGCCCGAAGACCGCCAGCGTCGTCTTGAACTTCCACTTCGGCAAGCCGACGATGGCCGTCGACACGCACGTCGAACGTGTCTCGAAGCGGTTCGGACTCGTCCCCGAGTCCGCGAACAACCAGCGTGCACACGACGTGCTCGACGAGGTGATTCCGGACGAACTGAAGTACCCGCTGCACGTGCTGCTCATCCGACACGGCCGGAGTTTCTGCACCGCCCGCTCGCCGGACTGCGACAACCCGGTCTGCGAGCGCTACTGTGAGTGTGAGGGGTGCGTCTGA